DNA from Leptospira harrisiae:
ATCTTCGCGGGAACAATACGTTCTCAGGATAAAATCTCTGCAGGAATTGAAAAACAATTCAAAACAGGGACCTATTTCAAAACGGAAATCAGCACCATTCGTTATGACGTAAACGCTTTTGAAGATCCAAACTCACAAAGTGGATTTGGAAGTTTATTAGCTGCACCACCAATGTATACAGGTGCTCTTTCTGTAACTTTGTCTCAAGAGTTACTCAAATACGGATTTGGTAAAAATGAAGAAGATAAAACAAAACTTCTAAAAAATCAAACCTTACTTGTTCGCGAAAACTATATCAATATTTTAACCCAACTAGTAGTAAAGATTCTAGTGGATTATTGGTCACTGAGCATCGTGGATTCTCGAATCGCCACGTACGAAAAAGTTTCCAAGAACACAGAAGAAATCAGACGCCTTACTTTACGAAAAACTGGACTTGGTCTTTCAGAAGGTTTCGAAGTCAACCAGTGGAACCAAGCTTTTTTAAGAACACAATCCCTTTTAGAAAAAGCAAAAGTAGACCGAATTGAAGCGGAAAGAAACTTAGTTCGAATTCTAAACGTAGACACTGGATCATCGATCGAAGGGGTAACTGATTTAAGTGAAACATTACCAACAGGGATCAATCTGAAAGCTGATAAAGAATATGCTCTTTCTAGAAGGACAGATTATCTTATTTTAAAGCGAGAAAGAGAAATAGCAAAACTTGCATTAAATACAGCACTTGCAGAAGATGACCCGTCTTTACTTGCTACTTTTTCTTATAGTTCGATTGGACAGAATTTCATTTCTCCTCAGGAAAATTTCATTGCACGCCAAAGAGGAATCACTTCGTTCAATCACCCACAGATCCTTGCTGAATTAAAAATGTCTTATCCACTTTGGGATTTAGGTATCAAAGCAGGGATTCGAGATGCAGAGACAAATCTGAAAGTCAACGAAATGAAGATCCAAAATCTGGAACAGGAAATTTCACAAGAAATTGACAATCGTTACGAAGCAGTAGTATCGAGCCATGCACTTCTAAAAGATTTAATAAAATCCAGAAAGGAAACAGAAATCTTTTATAATGGATTGATTGAACGATTTCGCCAAGGACGTTATACCGCAGTGAACGTCAAAAATGCCTTGGATAGTTTAGCAAATGTGGAACTAGCTGTGACACAGGCAAAGATTAATTTTAATATCAATTTGGTACGTTACGAGTTGGCCAAAAATTCTTTATTTGAGAAATATGGACTCGATCTCTACTCTATCTTAGAGGAAGTCGAAAAAAGAGCCAAACTAGAAACTGACAAATTATGAAAGTTTTCCCTTCAGAGAGAAAAGAAGAAATGGTTCGTTATAGGCGAACCTTTCACCAATTCCCAGAGCTTAAATATGAAGAAAAAGAAACTGCTTCTTTTGTGAAGGCACATTTGGAATCCCTAGGGTTCCAAG
Protein-coding regions in this window:
- a CDS encoding TolC family protein is translated as MQLSQWENGNTIPESLQSGNGPKKLRLSISQAIEQVIENNTIVQNAKLEIVKADSPEWKNDSKYSWKALASIQSSKQLFPSNRNNIFAGTIRSQDKISAGIEKQFKTGTYFKTEISTIRYDVNAFEDPNSQSGFGSLLAAPPMYTGALSVTLSQELLKYGFGKNEEDKTKLLKNQTLLVRENYINILTQLVVKILVDYWSLSIVDSRIATYEKVSKNTEEIRRLTLRKTGLGLSEGFEVNQWNQAFLRTQSLLEKAKVDRIEAERNLVRILNVDTGSSIEGVTDLSETLPTGINLKADKEYALSRRTDYLILKREREIAKLALNTALAEDDPSLLATFSYSSIGQNFISPQENFIARQRGITSFNHPQILAELKMSYPLWDLGIKAGIRDAETNLKVNEMKIQNLEQEISQEIDNRYEAVVSSHALLKDLIKSRKETEIFYNGLIERFRQGRYTAVNVKNALDSLANVELAVTQAKINFNINLVRYELAKNSLFEKYGLDLYSILEEVEKRAKLETDKL